One window of the Triticum dicoccoides isolate Atlit2015 ecotype Zavitan chromosome 3B, WEW_v2.0, whole genome shotgun sequence genome contains the following:
- the LOC119274972 gene encoding uncharacterized protein LOC119274972, which yields MKILESPLMGEFIGYLKSNWGGNSRVSQRRRRLRQLVAMVRGVADAAEARAAVRGSSLHRWLQLLRKEALRGQQVLDATTDPSAVVGSAKKFLAGLKSLFVCSAEVDRLTDAVDALERLAGPGADLDIFLKVLQLDVDMDVDDAAAAPAPAAPFSAAHYVDQGSYSVATAPGAKRKRAGSSSVDQAGDADGDADGETAPHSHGRGVLDRAYRHKRRALACKRHTGFFPPPAGPDRSVAVAMAMARVRRRIGTPSLGQPFSRISLE from the coding sequence ATGAagatcctcgagtcgcccctcatgGGCGAGTTCATCGGCTACCTCAAGTCCAACTGGGGCGGCAACTCGCGGGTGAGCCAGCGCCGGCGCCGGCTGCGGCAGCTGGTGGCGATGGTGCGCGGGGTGGCGGACGCCGCCGAGGCCCGGGCCGCGGTGCGGGGCAGCTCCCTCCACCGCTGGCTGCAGCTGCTGCGGAAGGAGGCGCTGCGGGGGCAGCAGGTGCTCGACGCCACCACCGACCCCTCCGCCGTCGTCGGCTCGGCCAAGAAGTTCCTCgccggcctcaagtccctcttcgtcTGCAGCGCCGAGGTCGACCGCCTCACCGACGCCGTCGACGCGCTCGAGCGCCTAGCCGGCCCCGGCGCCGACCTCGACATCTTCTTGAAGGTGCTCCAGCTCGACGTCGACATGGAcgtcgacgacgccgccgccgctccggccccGGCCGCCCCCTTCTCGGCCGCGCATTACGTCGACCAGGGCAGCTACTCCGTCGCCACCGCGCCCGGCGCCAAGAGGAAGCGCGCGGGGAGCTCTAGCGTCGACCAGGCCGGGGACGCCGACGGCGACGCGGACGGGGAGACCGCGCCTCACTCCCACGGCCGGGGCGTCCTCGACCGCGCGTACCGGCACAAGCGCCGGGCCCTGGCGTGCAAGCGGCACACCGGCTTCTTCCCTCCGCCGGCGGGGCCAGACCGCTCCGTGGCGGTGGCGATGGCCATGGCCAGGGTGCGCCGCCGCATCGGGACGCCGAGCCTCGGGCAGCCCTTCTCCCGGATTTCCTTGGAGTGA
- the LOC119274971 gene encoding ARF guanine-nucleotide exchange factor GNOM-like has protein sequence MRAPPPPQSPSPSASHAAMACVVTSEVAAVLAIMRRNVRWAAGGDDDPLDHPLVAGLKSLRRAAAAWGTRRWRDVEPLLYLGPFLDVVRSDEAGAPATGAALSSLHKMLSLDLVGPDAPNAVEAMSAVVEAVAGCRFEVTDAASEEAVLARALQVLLACVRGRAAPALSNRHVCDIVNTCFRVVQQAGAKGELLQRVSRQTMQEVVRCVFARLPDIDPTAVADHKIAGSKNEASSASEMGNGSDSVCLSSSQDEVGCEFGVVQDKAMMELFGVPCMVEILQFLCSLLNIAEDSQVDPNMNPIDFDEDIPLFALGLINSAIELSASSIQRHPKLLAFVQDELFCNLMQFGLSDSPLILSTVCSVIFTLFYHLRRELKLQIEAFFACVILRLTQSRYGASYQQQEVALETLVDFCQQKDFMVEMYTNMDCDLQCSNVLEDLVNVLSKSAFPEESTLSTLNLLALDGLLAVIQAIAERIGNLPQHCQQPVQELSEYFSFWQLKCENIDDPDQWVRFVNQQKSIKRKLMVGVEHFNSDKRKGFEYLQAAHLLPEKLDPQSVALFFRYSPGLDKNLLGDYLGNHDEFSIQVLHEFSRTFDFKELNLDAALRLFLETFRLPGESQKIQRILEAFSDRYYEESPDLFVNRDAALVLSYSVILLNTDQHNVRVKNKMSEEDFIRNNRRINGGNDLPRGFLSELYYSICRNEIKTIPEQGVGCSEMSFSRWADLMFKSKRASAYIACHSYPFLDHDMFLIMARPTVAAISVIFDNVEQEEILTRCIDGFLSVAKLAAFYHLNDVLNDLVVALGKFTILSIAFDDPATAFGEDAKARMATEALFTIAATHGDHINRGWRTIVDCILRFHKIGLLPSCLTNGTAGDQESFSASLPSKVSSSSPAAPQVEPIRIPKKTYGLMGRFTQLLYLDAEEQRFQPTEEQLAAQRNASETIKKCQIGTIFTESKFLQADSLLNLARALIQAAGRPQKITSSIDVESNAVICLELIVAVTLNNRDRIVLLWRDVYEHITHIVQSTVMPCNLVEKAVFGLLDICQRLLPYKENLVDDLLRSLQLILKLDARVADAYCESITQKVACLVKDNATHIKSQMGWQTIISLLCVTAHHPDASDAGFEALVYIMFEGAHLSPANFVLSVEASRQFAQSRLGSAERSIHALNLMAESVNCLARWSHEVKEAGGEAERMLEGITEMWLRLAQALRKVCTDQREQVRDHALVLLHRCLVVDGISVPSSAWLMSFDIVFQLLDELLEIAQNFSPRDYRSMEASLLHAVTLLSKLSLQSLNDLSAHSGFSKLWVEVLDMVEKLMKVKVRGSSRTEKLQEAATELLKNILLAMKASGILSRTRAGGESSLWEATWLQVNKIAPSLQSVVFPGYDDAVQGSQSKLDIPAVSEGRLVPV, from the exons ATgcgcgcaccgccgccgccgcagtcgCCGTCGCCCAGCGCGTCACACGCGGCCATGGCGTGCGTGGTGACGTCGGAGGTCGCCGCGGTGCTCGCCATCATGCGCCGGAACGTCCGCTGGGCAGCCGGCGGCGACGACGACCCCCTCGATCACCCCCTCGTCGCGGGCCTCAAGTCCCTCCGCCGCGCGGCCGCGGCGTGGGGCACGCGCCGGTGGCGGGACGTCGAGCCGCTCCTCTACCTCGGCCCCTTCCTCGACGTCGTCCGCTCCGACGAGGCCGGCGCGCCCGCCACGGGCGCCGCGCTCTCGTCCCTCCACAAGATGCTCTCCCTCGACCTCGTCGGCCCCGACGCGCCGAACGCTGTCGAGGCCATGTCCGCCGTCGTGGAGGCCGTCGCGGGGTGCCGCTTCGAGGTCACCGACGCGGCGTCGGAGGAGGCCGTCCTGGCCAGGGCGCTGCAGGTGCTGCTCGCCTGCGTGCGCGGCCGCGCCGCGCCGGCGCTCTCCAACCGCCACGTCTGCGACATCGTCAACACCTGCTTCCGCGTCGTGCAGCAGGCCGGTGCCAAGGGGGAGCTGCTGCAGCGCGTGTCCCGGCAGACCATGCAGGAGGTGGTCCGGTGTGTCTTCGCCCGCCTGCCCGACATTGATCCCACCGCGGTTGCAGACCACAAG ATTGCTGGTAGCAAGAACGAAGCTTCAAGTGCTAGCGAAATGGGGAACGGGAGCGATTCTGTGTGCTTGAGTAGCTCACAGGATGAGGTTGGATGTGAATTTGGTGTTGTGCAAGACAAGGCCATGATGGAGCTGTTTGGGGTTCCTTGCATGGTAGAAATATTGCAATTTTTGTGCTCTCTGTTGAACATAGCAGAAGACAGTCAGGTCGACCCAAATATGAATCCAATTGACTTTGACGAGGATATACCACTCTTTGCTCTGGGGTTGATCAATTCTGCTATTGAGCTGTCAGCTTCGTCCATACAGAGACACCCAAAACTACTGGCTTTTGTACAAGATGAACTGTTCTGCAATCTAATGCAGTTTGGCTTGTCAGATAGCCCCTTGATTCTGTCGACCGTATGCAGTGTTATTTTTACACTCTTCTACCATTTACGTCGGGAACTGAAGCTGCAAATTGAGGCTTTCTTTGCGTGTGTGATCCTTAGGCTAACCCAGAGTAGATATGGAGCTAGTTACCAGCAGCAGGAAGTTGCCCTGGAGACTCTAGTGGATTTTTGCCAGCAGAAAGATTTTATGGTCGAGATGTATACAAATATGGATTGTGATTTACAGTGCTCTAATGTTCTTGAAGACCTGGTTAATGTTCTGTCCAAAAGTGCATTCCCTGAGGAGAGTACCTTGTCAACATTAAATTTGCTTGCTTTGGATGGTTTGCTTGCTGTCATTCAGGCAATAGCAGAGAGGATTGGTAATTTACCTCAGCACTGCCAGCAGCCAGTGCAAGAATTAAGTGAATATTTTTCCTTTTGGCAGTTAAAGTGTGAGAACATTGATGATCCTGATCAATGGGTTAGATTTGTTAACCAGCAGAAAAGCATCAAGAGAAAGCTAATGGTTGGCGTTGAACATTTTAATAGCGATAAAAGGAAGGGCTTTGAGTACCTGCAAGCTGCTCATCTCTTGCCTGAAAAACTTGATCCACAAAGTGTTGCCCTGTTTTTCCGCTACTCGCCTGGATTAGACAAGAATCTTCTCGGGGACTATCTGGGGAATCATGACGAGTTCTCCATTCAGGTCCTTCATGAATTTTCTAGAACCTTCGACTTCAAGGAGTTGAACTTGGATGCTGCCTTAAGGCTCTTCTTGGAAACCTTTCGGCTGCCTGGTGAATCACAGAAGATACAAAGGATTCTTGAGGCCTTTTCTGATAGGTACTATGAAGAGTCACCAGACTTGTTCGTTAACCGGGATGCTGCTCTGGTGCTGTCGTACTCAGTAATCTTGCTCAACACGGACCAACACAATGTACGGGTTAAGAATAAGATGTCAGAAGAAGATTTTATTAGGAACAATCGCCGTATCAATGGTGGGAATGATCTTCCAAGGGGATTTTTATCTGAGCTATATTATTCTATTTGTCGAAATGAAATCAAAACCATTCCCGAGCAAGGAGTTGGATGCTCAGAGATGTCTTTCAGCCGCTGGGCTGATCTGATGTTTAAGTCAAAGAGGGCATCAGCTTACATTGCTTGTCACTCCTATCCTTTTCTTGATCATGACATGTTTCTTATCATGGCCAGGCCAACAGTTGCTGCTATCTCAGTGATCTTTGATAATGTTGAGCAAGAAGAGATTcttacaagatgcattgatgggtTTCTGTCAGTGGCAAAGCTGGCTGCATTCTATCATCTTAATGATGTGCTGAATGATCTTGTTGTGGCACTTGGTAAGTTCACCATTTTGTCGATCGCCTTTGATGATCCTGCAACAGCTTTTGGTGAGGATGCCAAGGCTAGAATGGCAACAGAGGCCCTTTTCACTATAGCAGCAACTCATGGTGATCACATAAACAGAGGATGGAGGACCATTGTAGATTGCATTTTAAGATTCCATAAGATAGGTCTCCTTCCTTCTTGTCTCACCAACGGTACAGCTGGTGATCAGGAGTCCTTCTCTGCTTCGTTGCCTAGCAAGGTTTCCTCCTCATCTCCCGCTGCCCCTCAAGTTGAGCCAATCAGGATTCCTAAGAAAACATATGGGCTGATGGGGAGGTTCACCCAGCTACTGTATTTAGATGCTGAAGAGCAAAGGTTCCAGCCAACAGAGGAGCAACTTGCTGCTCAGAGGAATGCTTCAGAGACCATCAAGAAGTGCCAAATAGGTACCATCTTCACCGAGAGCAAATTCTTACAAGCTGACTCGCTCTTGAATCTGGCAAGAGCCCTCATTCAAGCAGCAGGCCGACCTCAGAAGATCACCAGCTCAATAGATGTTGAAAGCAATGCAGTCATCTGCTTAGAGCTTATTGTTGCCGTCACATTAAACAACAGAGACAGGATTGTTCTCTTATGGCGTGATGTTTATGAGCACATAACTCATATTGTTCAGTCCACAGTAATGCCCTGTAATCTGGTGGAGAAAGCTGTTTTTGGCCTCCTGGACATCTGCCAGCGTTTGCTTCCTTATAAGGAGAACCTCGTGGATGATCTACTGAGGTCGCTTCAGTTAATCTTGAAACTTGATGCTCGTGTGGCTGATGCGTATTGCGAGAGCATCACCCAGAAGGTTGCATGCCTTGTCAAGGATAACGCAACACATATCAAGTCTCAGATGGGTTGGCAAACTATCATTTCCTTGCTGTGTGTCACTGCTCATCATCCTGATGCTTCTGACGCTGGTTTTGAAGCCCTGGTTTACATCATGTTTGAGGGGGCACATCTCTCACCTGCCAACTTCGTCCTTTCGGTGGAGGCCTCGAGACAGTTTGCACAGTCTCGGCTCGGGTCTGCTGAAAGATCTATCCATGCTTTGAACCTAATGGCTGAATCAGTGAATTGCCTTGCACGCTGGTCACATGAGGTTAAGGAAGCTGGTGGAGAGGCCGAAAGGATGTTGGAAGGAATCACTGAGATGTGGCTGCGGCTAGCCCAGGCCCTGCGGAAGGTGTGCACAGATCAGCGAGAACAAGTGAGGGATCATGCTCTGGTATTGTTGCACAGATGCTTAGTAGTTGATGGGATATCAGTTCCATCTTCGGCGTGGTTGATGTCATTCGACATTGTCTTCCAGTTGCTCGATGAATTGCTAGAGATTGCTCAGAATTTCTCGCCAAGGGATTATAGAAGCATGGAGGCGTCTCTCTTGCATGCTGTAACACTGTTATCCAAACTATCCTTGCAGTCACTCAATGATCTTTCGGCACATAGCGGTTTCAGTAAGCTGTGGGTGGAGGTACTGGACATGGTAGAGAAGCTCATGAAAGTCAAAGTAAGAGGGAGCAGCAGGACCGAGAAGTTACAAGAGGCTGCCACAGAGCTACTCAAGAACATTCTGCTGGCGATGAAAGCGAGCGGGATCTTATCGAGGACGAGAGCCGGCGGGGAGAGCAGTTTGTGGGAAGCAACATGGCTTCAGGTTAACAAGATCGCGCCTTCACTTCAGTCAGTAGTTTTCCCTGGTTATGATGATGCAGTACAAGGTTCACAAAGCAAGTTGGATATTCCAGCGGTTTCTGAGGGGAGGTTGGTCCCAGTTTAG